The DNA window TGGATGATATGttgaaagaaaagaagagaaaaagatcatcaataaagaagaagaattttgAAATGCTAAAAGGATTTTGTGAGGAGATTGTAAACAAGATGATGTCTCAACAAGAAGAACTCAACAACAAGCTTATAGAAGACCTAATAAAAAGAGACCAAGAAAAAGTTGCTAAAGAAGAAGCTTGGAAGAAACAAGAAACCGACAGAATCAGCAAAATGATCAATATTCGAGCACAAGAACACGCCATCGCCAAAGACAGACAGACAAAGATCATCGAATTTCTAAACAAAATCACCCCAATTTCTCCAAaccctaataataataactccAACAAATTACATGATTTACCCTCTGCCTCTTCATCATCCACATACCCGAATCAAGAAATACCCAATACCCATAACAATTCAACCGAAAGATTCGACGAAACGGGCAAGAGATGGCCAAGAGAGGAGGTTCTTGCATTGATAAACCTGAGATGCAATCATTATAGAGATGAGAAAGAAGGGTCAGGATCAAAAGGTCCATTATGGGAGAGAATCTCTAAAGGGATGATGGAATTGGGTTATAAGAGGAATGCAAAGAGATGTAAAGAGAAATGGGAGAACATAAACAAGTATTTTAGGAAGACTAAAGATGTTAACAAGAAGAGATCCGTTGATTCAAGGACTTGTCCTTATTTTCATCAACTTAGTATCTTGTTTAGCCAAGGTGCACTAGGCCCGCCGGAAAACCGCCCAAATTCACCGGAAAACCACGTTGGCGATGATCACGATGAGGATGATAACGAAGGTGAGAAAAATGTGGGCTTCTGATAACTtcaaatttttgtattttgtgtGTGATTTTGAGCTGatgaaacttttatttttatttttttatatagtataatatgATGTGGTACGTACTagaactttattttaatataattgtttttttttctaaatactGTTAATTAATTATGGCAGTAGTATtatataatgagaaattaataTCACCGACAAGTGAGGTTTGAGGTTGATGAATAGAACTGCGGTATTTCAGATTTCAGTACGTACTGTGTGCTATTCTTCACATCAAgattctcttttttatttaattttttaatatataagtgaTCTCTTTCACACATTTTGATTATTAACATGTAATatagtttgaattatttaaatcaaatatcactttgttctattttattcaatacattaattaaattaattaatgtattaattaaaatattattgtattaattcattttatgtttttaataaaaaaaattattatttttttaaaatcataacaaatcattacaatttttttgttaaaattttttaaataacctcaaTACAACCCCTTTGGCCTTGTTAATTAGGAGTTCTTATAAAacatagtttattttaaaaaataataattgatagtGATTTTGAGGGGTGATAATATTTTtgagtaaaaaatttaaaatgtattattatatagtgataaaataaaatatattttagtatattttttaataaattaaataatatatataagggcTTGTTGGGATtggagtttttgaaaaaatctagagagtgaaaaaaataatgatgaatgatgattttgatgagatgatgattatttttggtaaaaagacctaaaaagtattaatatatattaataaaaaataataatttaaaattgagtgtattttagtattatggttaatgaaatgagtgatgtgatgtgattattagaaagtgattgattggaaaattgattttagatgaatttttgaaaaaacctaaATAGAACCAGACATAAGATAaggataataaaattatacttatttttatttttattttgattataagatatttttgtGTACTATTTAGTCAACGTGTAGTTAGGTGGTCCATCTCTCTCTCTACTAATTCACTCaaagaaaatcaattatttcaCCATCCTGTATATACATATCATGCCAATTTGAATCTGGCACAACAAGAACAGACTAAGAAGAAAACTGAATGGGATGGAGTTCCTTGGTTTGACTGACGATAAACGGTGGATATTGATATTAATATGTGCGCCCCCCACTCTCCATCCCACacatcttttataaaaataaaataaaaaattaatgagaCCATAATCATTGATATGTAAATGCTGTACGTAGAAAATATTGACAATTACAAAACAttaatgttaggatctaggtcgccgctggtggaccgggggttggaccggttagcggttcttactcgtagggtggtggttaatccggttagagattaacaccgggcttcaatactacacaacctgtcacaaacccttgaactaggttcaagcgcggaagaggtttgctttcaggttgaagcggtacacttgtatgataggcgcggtcggtttcggatgatgaagatttggagatggtgggtcggtttcggtaatctggatattcggtatgatTAGGttagtcggtttggagcggtgtagtTAAGTTAGTTGGTCAGatgatgaagccggcagaaagtaaataacacaacagattttatggatgttcggagatgaaactcctacgtcaccccttcctctcgaaaccgcgagaaggatattcactaaggaatacaaatacaggccgatcgagacttattctctgctcgataacactcttacaatttacaccgaaattgtagaacacactttaactttcaacacttaggctttctagaatagcacactgttatcacttgtagtaaatgctcttagctcttgttatcccaatgtatgtcccgcatttactcttctgcaactgcctccttttataggtgaaatatgccaacggtcatatttcaaagccttgaatctgattggctgatcagagatgcattGATTCAGTGTCTTAGAGTTTcggacctgcggtcgtctcagacctgccggtctgttcttccggtttgcaAGACagacctgccgggtttgtcttttactcaatgtaggcactgtctgtttggacagttgtctgtacttggaagatttcctttctggcttatcccgaagtagaaggatccggtagtactgttttctgcagcctgcaggctttcctcagacttgcatggatatggaagtattcagtctgttcctttggtatcattctcaacagatacccaaattgtcttcttgtactggtcggtcatttgacttggccgaatgtctttggtagtgatgtaaccggacttcttccggttattcttgtcttgtggatgatcggctgtttgatggttccggttttgagctttggccgatccttcctttgtgcggtcatgttccgaatactcttgatcggtttggtagcttgaccggttaggtttcttcagtcggttccagatgacttcaggtttttcataacTTTAGGTTAACTGGATGACTataggtttttcatagcttcttctggccggtttgatattcaatcggttagatttcttgaccgttctttcggtttacaactcaatcggtcctgaacttgaacctgtccgtattttgaacttcttgaccgaaccggttgaccgggccggtatacattgtcgaaccgatcttgcctataggtaaatttcggagtttgctcagcttccctgaaatagcaaaactttaaatattatttgctgtcgatgagatttgatccctggtcacatgtgtgacaggcatgggtgtttaccactacgctacaacaccttcttgttatatttaaaccaattaatatacttgatatgacttaacggtttattttctaacaatttctccctttttgattatttagaataaatattcaaaacttgtaatcgttggccggtttaaaattaacttacttaatttttctaacaatttctccctttttgattatttagaataaatattcaaaacttgtaatcgttggccggtttaaaattaacttacttaatttttctaacaatttctccctttttgattatttagaataaatattcaaaacttgtaatcgttggccggtttaaaattaacttacttaatttttctaacaatttctccctttttgattatttagaataaatattcaaaacttgtaatcgttggccggtttaaaattaacttacttaatttttctaacaatttctccctttttgattatttagaataaatattcaaaacttgtaatcgttggccggtttaaaattaacttacttaatttttctaacaatttctccctttttgattatttagaataaatattcaaaacttgtaatcgttggccggtttaaaattaacttacttaatttttctaacaatttctccctttttgattatttagaataaatattcaaaacttgtaatcgttggccggtttaaaattaacttacttaatttttctaacaatttctccctttttgattatttagaataaatattcaaaacttgtaatcgttggccggtttaaaattaacttacttaatttttctaacaatttctccctttttgattatttagaataaatattcaaaacttgcaagaagtaagaagtaggccggtttaaaaatcttatgtttgtttggacggttttttttttttttttttttttttttggaaaaacggtttggtttaaggagaacattatttgaagaagaattttgtatgaatttttttttttttttgtaatctaacaattctaaaatatttctaagggaagaaaacttagactcgagaagtggctttgtgaggatgttagccacttcatgcttgttcccttcatgtgatgtgtctgtcagcagccggctgtccgaatgcaatgttgtcttttccaagcctttgtcttgatttacctacattcatagacaatagaaaatctggttcccatttttctttgggtccgcggttgattagtcccttgggtatccaaactttaataaatcggatagctttctttgctagggttttaactgtccttttggcactcggtctcgtgtatttcggttttccttcaaatgtcctaaatggtggtctttggttcggtgatctatggtttgacctatgcggttcacgaaagtttttcttatatctgaggatttcggcttttcttttctcagggtcaagccatgaatcggttggaccaacataatcgtattttagcttctcttccctatagtatgcggtctcctcttcttcagcggtccaggagctcttaagaaattttataaagggagggtttccttttgtaagccttgctttctctatgggttttcggtctttggagctattttCGTATCCTAGGCCGAACTTgcaacgaggatgcctatagtgtttattcatgttctttactatatcgctagatctcttataggcggccatcttatattgaagtcgggcattttcttccttggtTAGTTCCCTAGtaggttcactagattgttcggtcttgggatctaactcggtttctagagtaggagtatcatcaggttgtatggcttccggttcggttatgataagtacctctggttctgtcggagtGGGTattatggggtcggttctaatgttgaggtgcttaggtaacatggccagtaggttcttatattcttctaccatgtcattcaatgcttcatataactcgtctttagtaaattcatcatagggagagtcaaatacctgttcctcattggccatgagacatgtgagttcatcgtcactatcactACGAGCCCATAGAcatcctccatcgtcggctatcagtgcttttgggtacctcacttccttcaccggtttgttgatagttatttcggttattttgattgtccggtttccggtcatctctcctcggttttctgcattcccacttgttttccttggttctttcatttccttcgaagatctggataactgtgttccatgtctccttcgcggttttgcaatctctgatcttacagtatgtgtttctgtctacgctgttggagatccggtttcttgcatggttgtccagattgttccttcttctatcttcagccgtccattcttttctatctttatcaatgaatatcggtccttcggttagaatggactccatttcatcatccaaggtgactaggtgcaggtgcatgcgtgccttccagttggcaaagtcatcaccttctagcattggaggcctatcctgatacatgtttgcttgagtattgaaactaactgctctgataccaattgttaggatctaggtcgccgctggtggaccgggggttggaccggttagcggttcttactcgtagggtggtggttaatccggttagagattaacaccggggtttcaatactacacaacctgtcacaaacccttgaactaggttcaagcgcggaagaggtttgctttcaggttgaagcggtacacttgtatgataggcgcggtcggtttcggatgatgaagatttggagatggtgggtcggtttcggtaatctggatattcggtatgatTAGGttagtcggtttggagcggtgtagtTAAGTTAGTTGGTCAGatgatgaagccggcagaaagtaaataacacaacagattttatggatgttcggagatgaaactcctacgtcaccccttcctctcgaaaccgcgagaaggatattcactaaggaatacaaatacaggccgatcgagacttattctctgctcgataacactcttacaatttacaccgaaattgtagaacacactttaactttcaacacttaggctttctaaatagcacactgttatcacttgtagtaaatgctcttagctcttgttatcccaatgtatgtcccgcatttactcttctgcaactgcctccttttataggtgaaatatgccaacggtcatatttcaaagccttgaatctgattggctgatcagagatgcattgattcagtgtctcagagtttcagacctgcggtcgtctcagacctgccggtctgttcttccggtttgcaAGACagacctgccgggtttgtcttttactcaatgtaggcactgtctgtttggacagttgtctgtacttggaagatttcctttctggcttatcccgaagtagaaggatccggtagtactgttttctgcagcctgcaggctttcctcagacttgcatggatatggaagtattcagtctgttcctttggtatcattctcaacagatacccaaattgtcttcttgtattggtcggtcatttgacttggccgaatgtctttggtagtgatgtaaccggacttcttccggttattcttgtcttgtggatgatcggctgtttgatggttccggttttgagctttggccgatccttcctttgtgcggtcatgttccgaatactcttgatcggtttggtagcttgaccggttaggtttcttcagtcggttccgaatgacttcaggtttttcataactttaggttaaccggatgactataggtttttcatagcttcttctggccggtttgatattcaatcggttagatttcttgaccgttctttcggtttacaactcaatcggtcctgaacttgaacctgtccagattttgaacttcttgaccgaaccggttgaccgggccggtatacattgtcgaaccgatcttgcctataggtaaatttcggattttgctcagcttccctgaaatagcaaaactttaaatattatttgctgtcgatgagatttgatccctggtcacatgtgtgacaggcatgggtgtttaccactacgctacaacaccttcttgttatatttaaaccaattaatatacttgatatgacttaacggtttattttctaacaatttctccctttttgattatttagaataaatattcaaaacttgtaatcgttggccggtttaaaattaacttacttaatttttctaacaatttctccctttttgattatttagaataaatattcaaaacttgtaatcgttggccggtttaaaattaacttacttaatttttctaacaatttctccatttttgattatttagaataaatattcaaaacttgtaatcgttggccggtttaaaattaacttacttaatttttctaacaatttctccctttttgattatttagaataaatattcaaaacttgtaatcgttggccggtttaaaattaacttacttaatttttctaacaattaatttaatgaaaaatcaaaagaatccaaaatgaaaaaacaagAGAAATTAGTGTTTGCTTCAAATTTCAtctcttttataatttaaacaatgATAGTTGGTGCTTGAGTTGTAATGGTTTTCACTTtatcattttgaaattgttgAGTTTAACTCTTTTACATTATAATGTTaacaaatatgtttttcttCTAGACTTCTATTGATAATAATTTCCTTAAATCTAAAGAATAGTTCTAATATCTTCAATTGGGCACTTGGTGAAGTTTATGGGCCCATGAATAATAAGTTATAGATGAATTTTCAAGAGAAGGGGAGGAAGAATATTTACAATTAGATATATGCATGATTTCTCTAATACAATTGAGAGCATATGGCatgttaagaaaaaaattacatgCATGCGAAAAAAATGGATTCAACACGGAGAAGATGTGTAAACTATATAGATTAATCTTAATTAACCCAAACATGGAGCAAAGAAAAGTCAAATCAAATATTGAAACCAAGCatttagattttgaaaacaaGTAAACATCATCCTTTATTATGTTTGGTCAACCTTAGAAACAAAAGAAAGGAGATTAAACGGTGGAAGTTAGTTATGTTAAGACATTGCGAGACACTTACATAACTGATCCACGCATGTACATAATTGAATAAACTAGAGAACTAACAATGAGTAGGTCATGGGTCAGCTCAATATCACAAATTAAAGTAGTGAAATATATATGAAGGCTTTAcaaaactcaaaattattttcgaATTCTATTGAGAAATATTTTAATCCCTTGTGTACAATCGACCtcttctcttttaaaaaaaaattattttcttaaatcgAAAGCCTTCAACTCCATGCCTACCATTTCTCCCAACTCTCAATTGTAAGGATGATGGATTCTACTGGTAAACACTTAGGCTAGAGTAGTTTAAATGAATTTAGTCTATGACTTTATTAAGTCCTGTGACTTACATTCATCTCAAATCTCGTAAAACAACGTGAGAAATCAACACACTCAAAAGTTGACTCACCTTAAATGCGATGAAGAAACGAAGTGGAActtaaaaatatcatacatgcttttgacaatattttaaaagtctCCACTTAGTTTACTCCtcgagaaaaaataaaaaaataaaaaaatcttttgggTTCAATTTTTGGTTACATGTGAGAAATAGCCTCGACATTATGGTCACACGCCTGTCCAAACTGACCGTCTTTACTCCAAAAACATATTTGACCTTTTAAAATCAGCATGACATCTtacacaatttataaatttgaaactCAAACTTAACCTCATGTTTCTAAAAGATTCTACTTATGTCATAACCTAATATCTAGGAGACCATGCCCAATATATccttaaaaatatgtttaggtCATAACATTTAATAGACATGAGTTCATTTAGGTTTAGTTAAGGTACCTTTAGCATAGTAGCAAATAAGGACTGATAAATGGATAAAAAGGGCTAAAACCTAAAAAATGTCCAAAAATTTCTGAAATAATTCAAGGATCATCCAtgaatttttcttataattttggAGCCTTGTAGCACTAGTTATGTACATTAGAAGGTATGCTAAACGATATAAAATGACCCAATAActctaaaataaaatgtttgagCTTCATAAAATGTAGAAAATTATTCAAAGtcgttttatattttttttagataaaaaaaattcaaaaatcaaacatgtCAAACAAACCTGCCTTAAATTTGAATTAGACTGGCCGACCAGCACACAGATCGCAGTTAAGAACGAACCGACCGATCAACTGTGGAAAGTCAACCAAGTTATAGACTAAAAGTAATGCATTTGAACCTCAAGACCAAcatcaatttcatttttatttatttttatcgatCATTGAATCGTCGATGATTCTAGTTGGATACAACGTCAAAATTCTCCTTAAATCCAACCCAATGAAGAACATACAAGTAGACCATGATTTTCCGCTAAAAGCTTCTAACAAAACTCATAATCATTTATAATCGAAGAAATTACATTCCAGGTTCACAGACAAGTTCACGCGTAATTTGGAACATGTCTATGCCAATTAGGGTGTCTAATCTTGACCGTATAGCGCGATAGTTGTTCAAAGGACCAACAAAGAAAATTACTGTTGTAACAGAACGCGTTAGATAATGTAAGgaataaagaaataaagaatcTTATTAGGTGATTAGAACAGAGATTACAACAGTACAGACTAGGGTTGTGACACGAATTTATATAACATTCGGTCCTCGAAACCCTTACAGATATAAAACTGGGACTGGAAACGATGCTCTTAAGGCAAAAACTTTGACCTATAAAGTTCC is part of the Impatiens glandulifera chromosome 1, dImpGla2.1, whole genome shotgun sequence genome and encodes:
- the LOC124919700 gene encoding trihelix transcription factor GTL2, with the protein product MFDGMPEQFHQFITSSRPPVTSQLPPSFSLLHGGVGASSGGGTSISIPPFGQPYPNSLQLQPQLLLHQLHHHHNKNDQDHEKEADVDDDHHHHHQNQMGREIVGEPRDLWTNEEVLELLRIRSSMENWFPDFTWNHVSRKLAELGFKRSPEKCKDKFEEESRHLNNNVTYTKNYRFFSELEEICHGDQNPQVQVVEEEDGNEEDTINPVPSKNDRNTDNMKEDEEEEKENENRETMDDMLKEKKRKRSSIKKKNFEMLKGFCEEIVNKMMSQQEELNNKLIEDLIKRDQEKVAKEEAWKKQETDRISKMINIRAQEHAIAKDRQTKIIEFLNKITPISPNPNNNNSNKLHDLPSASSSSTYPNQEIPNTHNNSTERFDETGKRWPREEVLALINLRCNHYRDEKEGSGSKGPLWERISKGMMELGYKRNAKRCKEKWENINKYFRKTKDVNKKRSVDSRTCPYFHQLSILFSQGALGPPENRPNSPENHVGDDHDEDDNEGEKNVGF